A single genomic interval of Lathyrus oleraceus cultivar Zhongwan6 chromosome 7, CAAS_Psat_ZW6_1.0, whole genome shotgun sequence harbors:
- the LOC127103803 gene encoding argininosuccinate lyase, chloroplastic produces the protein MKFSPLGACALAGTGLPIDRFMTSDALGFTAPMRNSIDAVSDRDFLLEFLSANAITAVHLSRLGEEWVLWASEEFGFITPSDSVSTGSSIMPQKKNPDPMELVRGKSGRVIGGLVTLLTACKGLPHAYNRDLQEDEEPVFDSVRAILGMLEVSAEFAMNITFNRERIQKSLPAGFPGATTLADYLVKKVSHINLAFSQ, from the exons ATGAAATTCAGTCCTTTAGGGGCTTGTGCACTGGCCGGTACAGGGCTCCCCATTGACCGGTTCATGACATCAGATGCATTGGGATTTACAGCTCCGATGAGGAATAG TATTGATGCAGTTTCTGACCGAGATTTTCTACTGGAGTTTCTTTCTGCTAATGCCATCACAGCAGTGCATCTTTCTCGATTGGGTGAAGAATGGGTATTGTGGGCTTCAGAAGAATTTGGATTTATCACTCCAAGCGACTCTGTTTCAACAGGAAGCAGCATAATGCCTCAGAAAAAGAATCCAGACCCAATGGAACTTGTTCGTGGTAAGTCTGGCAGAGTCATAGGGGGTTTGGTCACTCTTCTAACAGCGTGCAAAGGACTTCCACATGCTTACAATCGCGATTTGCAG GAAGACGAAGAACCAGTGTTTGACAGTGTTAGAGCTATTTTGGGAATGCTTGAAGTCTCAGCAGAATTTGCAATGAACATTACTTTCAATCGGGAAAGAATACAAAAGTCTTTACCTGCTGGTTTTCCTGGTGCAACAACACTTGCTGACTATCTTGTTAAGAAGGTAAGCCACATTAATTTAGCCTTCTCTCAATAA